A part of Halobacillus shinanisalinarum genomic DNA contains:
- the disA gene encoding DNA integrity scanning diadenylate cyclase DisA: MELQETNDNGIGEILKFVAPGTPIRDGIDNVLRAKTGGLIVVGYGDEIQGLVDGGFHIQSRFSPAHLYELAKMDGALILNDEGAKILYANAQLMPDPDILSTETGMRHRTAERVAKQTGHLVIAISQRRNVITLYKGPLRYSLKDIGVILTKANQAIQTLEKYKNVLDQSVTNLGAMEFEDMVSFSEVVQVVHRIEMVLRIKTEILNYVNELGTEGRLIQLQLTELVSNIEEDAKFLLKDYSKRPDYEPYYILRKMQEGANAELLSDEQVLKLLGYSSTKKMTDPIYPRGYRILHRIPRLPVVIIEHLVGRFGTLNEIVQASVKELVEVDGVGEIRASKIRDGLERIQEQLFVDRHI; encoded by the coding sequence ATGGAGTTACAAGAGACAAATGATAACGGCATCGGAGAGATTCTTAAATTTGTAGCCCCCGGCACACCAATTCGTGATGGTATTGACAATGTATTACGTGCGAAAACGGGTGGACTTATTGTTGTGGGGTATGGGGATGAGATTCAAGGGTTGGTGGATGGCGGTTTTCATATCCAATCACGTTTCAGCCCCGCTCATTTGTATGAACTGGCAAAAATGGATGGAGCGTTAATTTTGAATGATGAGGGTGCGAAGATCCTTTATGCCAATGCACAGCTTATGCCTGATCCCGATATCCTTTCAACTGAAACGGGTATGCGCCACCGCACAGCAGAGCGAGTGGCGAAGCAAACCGGCCATTTGGTCATTGCGATTTCCCAGAGGAGAAATGTTATTACTCTTTATAAAGGGCCTTTACGGTATTCACTTAAAGATATTGGTGTGATTTTGACAAAAGCGAATCAGGCAATTCAGACGCTTGAAAAATATAAAAATGTGTTAGATCAAAGTGTGACGAATTTAGGCGCGATGGAATTTGAAGATATGGTATCTTTTTCAGAGGTCGTTCAGGTCGTTCACCGGATCGAAATGGTTTTAAGGATTAAAACAGAAATTTTGAACTATGTGAACGAGCTTGGAACAGAAGGCCGCCTAATTCAACTTCAGCTTACAGAGCTTGTTTCAAATATTGAAGAGGATGCAAAGTTTTTATTGAAAGATTATAGCAAGCGTCCGGACTATGAACCATATTATATCCTGCGGAAAATGCAGGAAGGGGCAAATGCGGAGTTATTATCGGATGAACAGGTGCTGAAGCTGCTAGGCTATTCGTCCACTAAAAAAATGACTGACCCTATCTATCCGAGGGGGTATAGAATATTACACCGCATTCCACGACTTCCTGTTGTAATCATCGAACATTTAGTTGGGAGATTTGGTACATTAAACGAGATTGTTCAGGCCTCCGTAAAAGAATTGGTTGAAGTGGATGGTGTGGGGGAAATTCGAGCTTCAAAGATTCGCGATGGACTTGAGCGGATTCAGGAGCAACTATTTGTCGATAGGCATATATGA
- the gltX gene encoding glutamate--tRNA ligase yields the protein MTNEVRVRYAPSPTGNLHIGNARTALFNYLFARNAGGKFIIRVEDTDAKRNVEGGEQSQLNYLKWLGIEWDEGADVGGDYGPYRQMERLDLYKEYVDELLEKGHAYKCYMTEEELDAEREAQRARGEVPKYSGAHSDLSEEQIKQFEAEGRQPSIRIRVPQNKTYKFNDLVRADISFESSDFGDWVIVKKNGTPTYNFAVAIDDHLMEITHVLRGEEHISNTPKQMMVYDALGWEPPTFGHMTLILNEDRKKLSKRDEHILQFIEQYNKLGYLPEALFNFITLLGWSPVGEEEIFTQEQLIEQFDANRLSTSPAIFDPAKLKWMNNQYVKASDFDQVVELTLPHLVEAGRLSENMSEGDRAWARELISLYKEQLNYGAEIVELTELFFKKEIQYDEAAMEVLQGDQVPEVLDTYKTKLMELEDFSPANIKAQIKATQKETGHKGKKLFMPIRVATTGQTHGPELPDAIHLLGIETVTIRLNDALNQLQA from the coding sequence ATGACGAACGAAGTACGCGTGCGCTATGCGCCAAGTCCAACAGGAAATCTTCACATTGGTAACGCCCGAACTGCTTTATTTAATTACCTTTTTGCAAGAAATGCTGGAGGTAAGTTCATTATTCGTGTAGAGGATACAGATGCAAAGCGAAATGTAGAAGGTGGCGAACAAAGCCAGCTGAACTATTTAAAATGGCTCGGAATTGAATGGGACGAAGGTGCTGATGTCGGCGGTGATTATGGTCCATACCGCCAAATGGAACGTCTTGATTTATATAAAGAATATGTAGATGAACTTCTTGAAAAAGGACATGCTTATAAATGTTACATGACGGAAGAAGAACTTGACGCAGAGCGGGAAGCTCAGCGTGCTCGGGGAGAAGTACCTAAATACTCTGGCGCTCACAGTGATTTATCAGAAGAACAGATTAAGCAATTCGAAGCGGAAGGCCGTCAGCCAAGTATACGTATTCGTGTACCACAAAACAAAACTTATAAATTTAACGATCTCGTACGAGCGGATATCTCCTTCGAATCGAGTGATTTCGGCGACTGGGTTATTGTGAAGAAAAATGGTACGCCGACTTACAACTTTGCTGTTGCTATCGATGATCATTTAATGGAGATCACCCACGTGCTTCGTGGTGAAGAGCACATCTCTAATACGCCGAAGCAAATGATGGTATATGATGCATTAGGCTGGGAGCCGCCAACATTTGGCCACATGACACTTATTTTAAATGAAGACCGTAAGAAGCTAAGTAAACGTGATGAGCATATCCTGCAATTCATTGAACAATATAACAAGCTGGGGTATTTACCTGAAGCGCTATTCAATTTTATTACTCTGCTAGGCTGGTCCCCTGTAGGAGAGGAAGAAATTTTCACACAAGAACAGCTTATTGAACAATTTGATGCAAATCGCTTGTCAACGTCCCCTGCGATCTTTGATCCGGCAAAACTAAAATGGATGAACAATCAATATGTGAAGGCATCAGATTTTGACCAAGTTGTTGAGTTGACCCTCCCTCATCTTGTTGAAGCAGGTCGTTTGTCTGAAAATATGTCTGAGGGTGACCGAGCTTGGGCTCGTGAGCTTATTAGTCTCTACAAAGAGCAATTGAATTATGGTGCTGAAATCGTTGAGCTAACGGAACTCTTTTTCAAAAAAGAAATTCAGTATGATGAAGCAGCAATGGAAGTACTCCAGGGAGATCAAGTTCCAGAAGTATTGGACACTTATAAAACGAAGCTTATGGAACTTGAAGATTTCTCGCCTGCAAACATCAAGGCTCAAATTAAAGCAACTCAAAAAGAAACAGGCCATAAAGGGAAGAAGTTGTTTATGCCGATTCGTGTAGCAACAACTGGTCAAACCCACGGTCCAGAGCTGCCTGATGCCATCCACCTTCTAGGTATTGAAACGGTCACGATTCGTTTGAACGATGCTTTAAATCAGCTTCAAGCCTAA
- the cysE gene encoding serine O-acetyltransferase, whose amino-acid sequence MGLMKMFKEDVDVVFDQDPAARSYVEVILTYSGLHAIWAHRIAHAFYKRKFFFIARVISQVSRFFTGIEIHPGAKIGRRFFIDHGMGVVIGETCEIGDNVTLFQGVTLGGTGKEKGKRHPTLKDNSLVATGAKVLGSITIGENSKVGAGSVVLHEVPDNSTVVGIPGHVVVQDGKKIGKKDLDHHKLPDPVYDRLDQLEKEIEYLRNQVDEAEGVKHNEH is encoded by the coding sequence ATGGGGCTTATGAAAATGTTTAAAGAGGATGTTGATGTAGTCTTTGATCAGGATCCGGCAGCTCGTTCTTACGTAGAAGTCATTTTGACATACTCCGGTTTGCACGCGATATGGGCACATCGAATAGCCCATGCTTTTTATAAGCGGAAATTTTTCTTTATTGCCCGAGTCATTTCTCAAGTCAGTCGTTTTTTCACGGGTATTGAAATCCATCCAGGCGCTAAAATCGGTCGTCGTTTCTTTATCGACCATGGAATGGGGGTTGTGATTGGTGAAACATGTGAAATAGGCGATAATGTGACGTTATTTCAAGGCGTAACGTTAGGCGGAACAGGGAAAGAGAAAGGAAAACGACATCCGACTCTTAAGGATAACTCCCTCGTTGCCACAGGAGCGAAGGTATTAGGATCGATCACGATTGGGGAAAATTCTAAAGTCGGGGCAGGTTCAGTCGTGCTGCATGAAGTGCCCGATAATTCAACCGTTGTCGGTATCCCAGGTCACGTCGTTGTTCAAGATGGAAAGAAAATCGGCAAAAAGGACCTCGACCATCATAAACTTCCTGATCCGGTGTATGATCGACTTGATCAACTGGAAAAAGAAATCGAATATTTGCGTAATCAAGTAGATGAGGCGGAAGGAGTCAAGCATAATGAGCATTAA
- the cysS gene encoding cysteine--tRNA ligase, whose amino-acid sequence MSINVYNTLTRTKEAFQPLEEGKVKMYVCGPTVYNYIHIGNARPAIVFDTVRRYFEYRGYEVEYVLNFTDVDDKLIKAANEMGEEVPDIANRFIEAYKEDVSALGVKEAVHHPRVTDNMEEIITFIKGLIEKGFAYESEGDVYFRTRSFDEYGKLSHQSIDELRSGARIEVGEKKENPLDFTLWKEAKSEEISWESPWGKGRPGWHIECSAMAQKYLGDTIDIHAGGQDLTFPHHENEIAQSEANNGESFARYWMHNGYINIENEKMSKSLGNFVLAHDLVQKHDPQVIRFFMLSVQYRHPINFSDELLAGAKNSFDRIRNAYENVQHRKQSSMNLQEDTASWMEQIEQHKQQFIAEMDDDFNTANAISVLFDLTKSANLYLQSDQTNEAVLEGYEQALKELAGVLGLQVAQEIELLDEEVDALIAERKQARKDRNFERADQIRDELKDRNIILEDTSQGTRWKRD is encoded by the coding sequence ATGAGCATTAACGTTTACAACACACTAACAAGAACAAAAGAAGCTTTTCAACCGCTGGAAGAGGGAAAAGTGAAAATGTATGTTTGCGGCCCGACCGTTTATAACTATATTCATATCGGTAACGCTCGCCCAGCTATCGTATTTGATACAGTGCGTAGGTATTTCGAATATCGAGGCTATGAGGTCGAGTACGTGCTCAACTTTACAGATGTTGATGATAAATTAATCAAAGCAGCAAATGAAATGGGGGAAGAGGTGCCAGACATCGCTAACCGCTTCATTGAGGCATATAAAGAAGATGTCAGTGCACTGGGTGTGAAAGAAGCCGTACACCACCCTCGGGTAACGGATAACATGGAGGAAATTATTACCTTTATTAAAGGGTTAATAGAGAAAGGTTTTGCTTATGAGTCAGAGGGGGATGTTTATTTCCGCACCCGTTCTTTTGATGAATACGGGAAGCTGTCTCACCAATCGATTGATGAGCTTCGTTCAGGGGCACGGATTGAAGTGGGGGAAAAGAAAGAAAATCCACTTGACTTCACTCTCTGGAAAGAGGCGAAATCTGAAGAAATTTCCTGGGAAAGTCCTTGGGGGAAAGGACGCCCAGGCTGGCATATTGAGTGCTCCGCTATGGCTCAAAAGTATTTAGGGGACACGATCGATATCCATGCAGGAGGGCAAGATTTAACGTTTCCTCACCACGAAAATGAAATTGCCCAGTCTGAAGCAAATAACGGTGAATCCTTTGCCCGTTACTGGATGCATAATGGGTATATAAATATTGAAAATGAAAAAATGTCTAAGTCTCTAGGGAACTTTGTCCTCGCTCATGATCTTGTTCAGAAACATGACCCGCAGGTGATCCGTTTCTTTATGCTAAGTGTACAATACCGCCACCCGATTAACTTTAGTGATGAGCTTTTAGCAGGGGCCAAAAACAGCTTTGATCGAATCCGTAATGCATATGAAAACGTTCAACACCGCAAGCAATCTAGTATGAATCTACAAGAAGATACGGCTTCGTGGATGGAACAAATTGAACAGCATAAACAGCAGTTCATTGCCGAAATGGATGATGACTTTAATACAGCTAACGCGATCTCCGTGTTGTTTGATTTAACAAAATCAGCGAACCTTTATTTACAGTCAGATCAGACGAATGAAGCGGTGCTTGAGGGTTACGAACAAGCATTGAAAGAGTTGGCGGGAGTTCTAGGGCTTCAGGTTGCCCAAGAGATCGAATTGCTGGATGAAGAAGTGGATGCGTTAATTGCTGAACGCAAACAGGCTCGTAAGGATCGCAACTTTGAACGCGCGGACCAGATTCGTGATGAGTTGAAGGATCGCAACATTATCCTCGAGGACACGTCCCAAGGTACACGTTGGAAGCGGGACTGA
- a CDS encoding bifunctional 2-C-methyl-D-erythritol 4-phosphate cytidylyltransferase/2-C-methyl-D-erythritol 2,4-cyclodiphosphate synthase, giving the protein MTNYTAIILAAGQGKRMLAGKNKQFLMIDSKPLIIHTLTIFVSDRCCKEIILVTNEREHKQMRQLIKAYDFASAVSLVNGGAERQDSVYAGLQTIQQTHLPVFIHDGARPFVKHENLHKLADAVRDNGAALLAVPVTDTIKRKNEGYLQTLNRKLLWAAQTPQGFDYPLILEAHEQARIEKYDGTDDASLVERLGKQVEIVEGSYDNIKLTTPEDLAKAEAYAGRNQTGKAEDQAMFRIGQGFDVHQLAEGRKCIIGGIEIPHEKGLIGHSDADVLLHTIADACLGAIGEGDIGKHFPDTDPEFKDADSGQLLKHVWNIVNEQGYELGNLDCTVIAEAPKMAPYIDDIRETIARLLTAEQSRINVKATTTEKLGFPGRKEGIAAQAVILLQNSQQS; this is encoded by the coding sequence ATGACGAATTATACAGCCATTATTCTAGCTGCCGGGCAGGGGAAGAGGATGCTTGCTGGTAAGAATAAGCAGTTCTTAATGATTGATAGTAAACCGTTAATTATACATACACTTACGATATTTGTATCAGATCGCTGCTGTAAGGAAATTATACTTGTAACAAATGAACGCGAGCACAAACAAATGAGACAGCTTATCAAGGCATATGACTTTGCATCGGCAGTTTCCTTGGTAAATGGTGGGGCAGAGCGACAGGACAGTGTTTATGCAGGCTTGCAAACAATTCAGCAAACACACCTTCCTGTATTTATTCATGATGGGGCCCGCCCTTTTGTAAAACATGAGAATTTACATAAGCTGGCGGATGCCGTGCGTGATAACGGAGCAGCTTTGCTAGCTGTACCGGTGACGGATACGATTAAGCGAAAAAACGAAGGGTATCTGCAGACGCTTAATAGAAAGTTGTTGTGGGCTGCTCAGACCCCGCAAGGCTTTGACTATCCATTAATCTTGGAGGCTCATGAACAGGCACGAATTGAAAAATATGACGGTACGGATGATGCTTCTCTGGTAGAGCGTTTAGGGAAGCAGGTGGAGATCGTTGAAGGAAGCTATGACAATATTAAGTTAACAACTCCGGAAGATTTAGCAAAGGCAGAGGCTTATGCAGGCCGGAATCAAACAGGAAAGGCAGAGGATCAGGCTATGTTTCGAATAGGTCAAGGATTTGATGTGCATCAATTAGCAGAAGGACGTAAATGCATTATTGGCGGTATTGAGATCCCCCATGAAAAGGGGCTGATCGGTCACTCTGATGCTGATGTGTTACTGCATACGATTGCCGACGCTTGTCTTGGAGCAATTGGAGAAGGGGATATCGGCAAACATTTTCCAGATACGGATCCCGAATTCAAAGATGCCGACTCTGGGCAACTGTTGAAGCATGTATGGAATATTGTTAACGAACAAGGCTATGAATTAGGAAATCTTGATTGTACAGTAATCGCAGAAGCACCAAAAATGGCACCTTATATTGATGACATTCGCGAGACTATTGCACGTTTACTTACAGCAGAACAATCACGTATAAATGTGAAAGCGACAACAACGGAGAAGCTTGGTTTCCCTGGAAGAAAAGAAGGGATAGCCGCCCAGGCCGTTATTCTTCTGCAAAATAGTCAACAATCTTAG
- a CDS encoding PIN/TRAM domain-containing protein: MLRRIVQLFIVVTGGTLGYLYLPELLSTLMNITWQGWIQSVVGAVLGALILFLLTFWIVDFIVNFLRWVEDALVRAPVADLLFGSLGLIVGLFIAYLVNNILQDIKIQIVNQVLPIFITFLLGYFGFQVGFKRKDEFLNLLTIANKKDKKVSEEELAEAGAIDRSMIPKEKILDTSVIIDGRIADICETHFLEGTIVIPQFVLEELQHIADSSDGLKRNRGRRGLDILNRLQKDLPVKVEIYEGDFDEIQEVDSKLVKLAKVMDGIVVTNDFNLNKVCEFQNVQVLNINDLANAVKPVVLPGEEMTIQIIKDGKEQKQGIGYLDDGTMIVVEEGKEYIGRTIEVVVTSVLQTSAGRMIFAKPKSLEKAL, translated from the coding sequence GTGCTTAGAAGAATTGTTCAGTTATTTATTGTTGTAACCGGGGGAACGCTTGGTTATCTTTATCTTCCTGAATTGCTCTCGACGTTGATGAATATTACATGGCAAGGTTGGATTCAATCCGTAGTCGGGGCCGTTTTAGGAGCACTAATCTTATTTTTACTAACATTTTGGATCGTAGATTTCATTGTAAATTTTTTAAGGTGGGTAGAGGATGCCCTCGTACGCGCGCCTGTTGCTGATTTGCTATTTGGGAGTCTGGGATTAATTGTCGGGCTGTTCATTGCTTATTTGGTCAATAACATATTACAAGATATCAAGATTCAAATTGTTAACCAAGTCTTACCGATTTTCATAACATTCCTGCTAGGTTACTTCGGTTTTCAGGTAGGGTTCAAACGTAAGGACGAGTTCTTGAATTTGCTTACCATTGCTAATAAGAAAGATAAGAAAGTGAGTGAAGAAGAACTTGCAGAAGCGGGAGCTATTGACCGTTCAATGATTCCAAAAGAGAAAATTTTAGATACAAGTGTGATCATTGATGGACGAATTGCTGATATTTGTGAAACCCACTTTCTTGAGGGGACGATTGTGATTCCTCAGTTTGTTTTAGAGGAGCTTCAACATATCGCCGACTCTTCAGACGGCCTCAAGCGTAACCGCGGGCGCCGTGGACTAGATATTTTAAACCGTCTCCAAAAGGATTTACCTGTAAAGGTAGAGATTTATGAAGGGGATTTTGATGAGATTCAGGAAGTGGACAGTAAGCTTGTGAAGCTTGCTAAAGTTATGGACGGCATTGTGGTTACAAATGACTTCAACCTTAATAAAGTATGTGAATTCCAAAACGTCCAAGTTCTCAACATTAATGATTTAGCGAATGCGGTTAAGCCTGTCGTTCTTCCTGGTGAAGAGATGACGATTCAGATTATTAAGGACGGGAAAGAACAAAAGCAGGGTATTGGCTACCTAGATGATGGAACGATGATTGTAGTTGAGGAAGGGAAGGAGTACATTGGCAGGACGATTGAGGTTGTCGTGACTAGCGTCCTTCAAACATCTGCGGGTCGTATGATTTTTGCTAAGCCAAAATCACTTGAAAAAGCTTTATAA
- the radA gene encoding DNA repair protein RadA, producing MAKRKTKFVCQECGYETPKWMGKCPGCHQWNTLVEEVSATASNSRHVFQTNSSSSTKPEKITAIKSEKEPRLATDMPELNRVLGGGIVAGSLVLIGGDPGIGKSTLLLQVSAQIANKQLPVLYISGEESSRQTKLRAERLGIKSEELYVLPETNLHDVVSQIEAIDPKFVVIDSIQTIFKEDVTSAPGSVSQVRECTSQLMRIAKSKGIPIFIVGHVTKEGSIAGPRLLEHMVDAVLYFEGERHHTFRILRSVKNRFGSTHEMGIFEMKEKGLEEVLNPSEIFLEERSQGAAGSIVVASMEGTRPVLVEIQALISPTSYGNPRRMATGLDTNRVPLLMAVLEKRAGLLLQNQDAYVKVAGGVKLDEPAIDLGVALSIASSFRDQASNGDDVVVGEVGLTGEIRRVARVEQRVQEANKLGFKRVIIPKKNLDGWTPPHGIEVIGVNTVQEAMQVTLGER from the coding sequence TTGGCAAAGAGAAAGACAAAATTTGTTTGTCAGGAATGTGGTTATGAAACGCCAAAATGGATGGGGAAATGTCCGGGCTGCCACCAGTGGAATACACTAGTGGAGGAGGTATCAGCTACGGCCTCAAACTCTAGACACGTTTTTCAAACCAATTCTTCGTCATCGACTAAGCCTGAGAAAATTACAGCGATTAAATCAGAGAAAGAACCACGTCTTGCTACAGATATGCCTGAATTAAACCGAGTGCTTGGTGGAGGTATTGTTGCTGGATCTTTGGTTTTGATTGGTGGCGATCCGGGTATCGGGAAATCAACATTACTACTTCAAGTTTCCGCACAAATTGCTAATAAACAACTCCCGGTTTTGTATATTTCAGGTGAGGAATCCTCTCGTCAAACGAAGCTGCGTGCTGAACGCCTCGGGATCAAGTCTGAAGAGCTCTATGTACTACCAGAAACTAATTTACATGATGTGGTAAGTCAAATAGAGGCGATTGATCCTAAGTTTGTAGTGATTGACTCCATTCAAACCATATTTAAGGAGGATGTTACTTCAGCGCCAGGGAGTGTGTCGCAAGTTCGTGAATGCACAAGCCAGCTGATGAGAATAGCTAAGAGTAAAGGTATTCCAATTTTTATTGTCGGCCATGTGACAAAAGAGGGCTCAATTGCAGGACCGCGTTTACTAGAACATATGGTCGATGCCGTCCTTTATTTTGAGGGAGAAAGACATCATACCTTTCGGATTTTACGTAGTGTCAAGAACCGTTTTGGCAGTACACATGAGATGGGAATTTTTGAAATGAAGGAGAAGGGCCTGGAAGAGGTTCTGAATCCATCGGAGATTTTTCTTGAGGAGAGGTCTCAGGGAGCTGCAGGATCGATTGTTGTAGCCTCTATGGAAGGTACAAGGCCTGTATTAGTTGAGATCCAGGCGTTAATTTCCCCGACATCTTATGGAAACCCTAGAAGGATGGCTACAGGACTTGATACGAACCGCGTGCCTTTATTAATGGCTGTATTAGAAAAGCGGGCAGGTTTGCTGCTTCAGAATCAGGATGCCTATGTAAAGGTGGCAGGTGGGGTCAAGCTGGATGAACCTGCGATTGATTTGGGAGTAGCCTTAAGCATTGCTTCAAGCTTCCGTGATCAGGCCTCGAATGGTGATGATGTAGTCGTAGGTGAAGTCGGGTTAACGGGTGAGATAAGAAGAGTAGCACGTGTTGAACAACGGGTTCAGGAGGCAAACAAGCTCGGTTTTAAACGCGTCATTATTCCAAAGAAGAACTTAGATGGCTGGACACCGCCACATGGGATTGAGGTAATCGGTGTCAACACTGTCCAAGAAGCTATGCAGGTCACATTGGGGGAGCGGTAA
- the clpC gene encoding ATP-dependent protease ATP-binding subunit ClpC: MMFGRFTERAQKVLALAQEEAVRLGHNNIGTEHILLGLVSEGEGIAAKSLTALSLESSKIQQEVEKLIGKGEKVSQTIHYTPRAKKVIELSMDEARKLGHSYVGTEHILLGLIREGEGVAARVLNNLGVSLNKARQQVLQLLGNNESTGGQNRRGGTGGAQSANANTPTLDSLARDLTAIAKEGNIDPVIGRSKEIERVIQVLSRRTKNNPVLVGEPGVGKTAIAEGLAQQIMNNEIPEILRDKRVMTLDMGTVVAGTKYRGEFEDRLKKVMEEIRQAGNIILFIDELHTLIGAGGAEGAIDASNILKPSLARGELQCIGATTLDEYKKYIEKDAALERRFQPIQVGEPTLEESVQILKGLRDRYEAHHRVSITDDSIESAVRFSDRYISDRFLPDKAIDLIDEAASKVRLRSYTAPPNLKELEQKLEEVRKEKDAAVQSQEFEKAASLRDNEQHLRDELDQTKDEWKEKQGQEDSEVTVEDIASIVSTWTGVPVEKMTKDESERLLHLEDTLHNRIIGQEEAVRAISKAIRRARAGLKDPKRPIGSFIFLGPTGVGKTELARALAESMFGEEDAMIRIDMSEYMEKHSTSRLVGSPPGYVGYDEGGQLTEKVRNKPYSVILLDEVEKAHPEVFNILLQVLEDGRLTDSKGRVIDFRNTVLIMTSNVGAQELKRNKYLGFSMDDSGQDYKDMKSKVTDELKKAFRPEFLNRIDETIVFHSLEKKHMKDIVTLMAEHLRKRLLDQEIDFTLTEKAIEHIAEKGFDPEYGARPLRRSIQKNVEDLLSEELLKENIQKGQKVKIDLNDDKEFMVHVQQEAK, encoded by the coding sequence ATGATGTTTGGACGATTTACTGAACGAGCACAAAAAGTACTTGCTTTAGCACAAGAAGAAGCGGTTCGATTAGGTCATAACAACATTGGAACAGAGCATATTTTATTAGGGTTAGTAAGTGAAGGAGAGGGAATTGCTGCTAAATCTTTAACAGCCTTAAGCCTCGAATCAAGCAAGATTCAGCAAGAAGTTGAAAAATTAATCGGTAAGGGTGAAAAGGTATCACAAACGATACACTACACTCCACGTGCAAAAAAAGTGATTGAGTTATCAATGGATGAAGCTCGCAAGTTAGGTCATTCTTATGTGGGTACAGAGCATATTCTTCTGGGTCTTATTCGTGAAGGAGAGGGCGTTGCAGCTCGTGTATTAAATAATTTAGGGGTCAGCCTAAATAAAGCCCGCCAGCAAGTATTGCAGTTACTTGGTAATAACGAATCAACTGGTGGTCAGAATCGTCGTGGCGGCACTGGCGGTGCGCAATCAGCTAATGCGAATACACCGACTCTTGACTCACTTGCGCGTGACTTAACAGCTATTGCTAAAGAAGGCAACATCGATCCAGTGATTGGTCGTAGCAAGGAAATAGAGCGTGTTATTCAAGTGTTAAGTCGTCGTACAAAGAATAATCCTGTCCTTGTTGGGGAACCTGGTGTAGGTAAAACGGCGATTGCTGAAGGTTTGGCCCAGCAAATCATGAACAATGAAATACCGGAGATTTTGCGTGATAAACGAGTCATGACACTTGATATGGGAACCGTTGTTGCAGGCACGAAATACCGTGGAGAATTTGAGGACCGGTTGAAAAAGGTAATGGAGGAAATTCGTCAGGCAGGAAATATCATTTTATTCATTGATGAACTCCATACTTTAATTGGTGCAGGTGGTGCTGAAGGAGCGATTGATGCTTCTAATATTCTAAAACCTTCCCTTGCACGCGGTGAATTGCAATGTATTGGTGCCACAACGCTAGACGAATATAAAAAGTATATTGAGAAGGATGCAGCGCTTGAACGCCGTTTCCAGCCGATTCAAGTAGGTGAACCAACACTCGAAGAATCTGTTCAAATTTTAAAAGGGCTGCGTGATCGTTACGAAGCTCACCATAGAGTGTCAATTACAGATGATTCTATTGAGTCTGCCGTTCGTTTCTCAGATCGTTATATTTCTGACCGCTTCCTGCCGGATAAGGCGATTGACTTAATTGATGAAGCGGCATCAAAAGTTCGCCTTCGCTCTTATACTGCACCACCAAACTTAAAAGAGCTTGAACAGAAACTGGAAGAAGTGCGGAAAGAAAAGGATGCAGCCGTGCAAAGTCAAGAATTTGAAAAGGCGGCATCACTAAGAGATAATGAGCAGCATTTACGTGATGAGCTTGATCAGACTAAGGATGAATGGAAAGAGAAGCAAGGCCAAGAAGATTCAGAGGTCACTGTTGAGGATATAGCATCCATTGTATCGACATGGACAGGTGTTCCTGTAGAAAAAATGACAAAAGATGAGAGTGAGCGGTTGCTGCATCTAGAGGATACTCTTCATAATCGCATCATTGGTCAGGAAGAAGCAGTCCGAGCGATATCTAAAGCGATTCGCCGTGCCCGCGCAGGTCTAAAGGATCCGAAACGTCCGATTGGCTCGTTCATTTTCCTAGGGCCTACTGGTGTAGGTAAAACTGAACTTGCCCGTGCGTTGGCTGAGAGTATGTTTGGGGAAGAAGATGCAATGATTCGTATCGATATGTCCGAATATATGGAAAAACACAGCACGTCCCGACTTGTAGGTTCACCTCCAGGTTATGTAGGTTATGATGAAGGTGGTCAGCTCACTGAGAAGGTACGGAATAAACCCTATTCTGTTATCCTGTTGGACGAAGTTGAGAAGGCCCATCCTGAAGTATTTAACATTCTTCTACAAGTGCTTGAGGATGGCCGCTTAACTGACTCTAAAGGACGCGTTATTGATTTCCGCAACACCGTTCTCATTATGACATCTAACGTTGGTGCCCAGGAGCTTAAGAGAAATAAATATCTCGGATTTTCTATGGACGATTCAGGACAGGACTATAAAGATATGAAGTCTAAAGTTACTGATGAGTTGAAGAAGGCATTCCGTCCAGAGTTCTTAAATAGAATTGATGAAACAATTGTCTTCCACTCTCTAGAGAAGAAGCATATGAAAGATATCGTAACCTTGATGGCAGAACATTTGAGAAAACGATTATTAGATCAAGAGATCGACTTTACTTTAACTGAAAAAGCTATCGAGCATATTGCAGAAAAAGGCTTCGATCCGGAATACGGGGCAAGACCATTGCGCCGCTCCATTCAGAAAAACGTTGAAGACCTTTTATCTGAAGAGTTATTAAAAGAGAATATTCAAAAAGGTCAAAAGGTTAAAATTGACCTAAATGACGATAAGGAATTTATGGTTCATGTTCAACAAGAAGCAAAATAA